A window from Chitinophaga filiformis encodes these proteins:
- a CDS encoding RagB/SusD family nutrient uptake outer membrane protein, whose translation MKKVCIYLTRLLFITGLFYGCQKKLEEEPHSVLTPDFFTTAQGFDAGLNAAYSGTRWIWGPQDYYSLTVCGTDEFKRGVDGSSDLNTYSSNYTASNGNVTNVWKYCYTYINTCNGLVDNAPKIPGMDSTLKKRMVGEARFLRANYYFILVQQWGDVTLNRHFQSTPTTSAVRDPLADVYDFIIEDLNAAIASLPPGPLSAGVQPGRATAAAATHLLAKVYLTRAGSRAKKADDYKNAYATATALINNSGASGVGLLPDFAKVFQEGNEANMEVLWTVQHTSNLAYNGSPKQDNRDADNLLCHLWVPQYENQPGMQRDVFYGRPYIRVIPTRWLTDTVFADKVNDTRYSKSFQIAWICNARKLIPDWPDPLPPGAPASARPGQPRFGIGDTAIFMPGYEMPDAQIKATPYQVITPGKYAPTLAPALTKYFDTKRTDMNAPSIRPIIVYRLADTYLVAAEAAFMDGRPADALPFINAIRRRAAYPTGNPQEMEVQVADLSLDFILDERARELCGELTRWQDLVRTGQLVKRVRLHNTDGQKNIQEKHMLRPVPQTQIDATTTGAKYPQNPQW comes from the coding sequence ATGAAAAAGGTCTGTATATATCTTACCCGTCTCCTGTTTATAACAGGGCTGTTTTACGGCTGCCAGAAGAAACTGGAGGAAGAACCTCATTCTGTGCTTACGCCGGATTTTTTCACCACCGCACAGGGCTTTGATGCCGGTTTGAATGCTGCCTATTCAGGTACCCGCTGGATATGGGGACCGCAGGACTATTACAGCCTGACGGTATGCGGCACCGATGAATTTAAAAGAGGCGTGGATGGCAGTTCCGATCTGAATACCTATTCCAGCAATTATACCGCATCCAATGGCAATGTGACGAATGTCTGGAAGTATTGCTATACGTACATCAATACCTGCAATGGACTGGTGGATAATGCTCCTAAGATACCAGGCATGGATTCAACGCTTAAAAAGAGGATGGTGGGGGAAGCGCGGTTCCTGCGGGCCAATTATTATTTCATCCTAGTGCAGCAATGGGGTGATGTAACACTGAACAGGCATTTCCAGAGTACGCCTACCACCTCGGCCGTACGCGACCCTCTGGCGGATGTATATGATTTCATTATCGAAGACCTGAATGCTGCAATTGCCAGCCTGCCGCCCGGACCGCTGAGTGCCGGTGTACAACCGGGACGGGCCACTGCCGCTGCTGCTACACACCTGCTGGCTAAGGTCTACCTTACAAGAGCTGGCTCCCGGGCTAAAAAAGCAGATGACTATAAAAATGCCTATGCCACAGCCACTGCATTGATCAATAACAGCGGGGCATCTGGTGTGGGTTTGCTGCCCGATTTTGCGAAGGTATTCCAGGAAGGGAACGAAGCGAATATGGAAGTGCTGTGGACCGTGCAGCATACCTCTAATCTTGCGTACAACGGTTCCCCTAAACAGGATAACAGGGATGCAGATAACCTGCTCTGTCATCTGTGGGTACCGCAGTATGAAAACCAGCCGGGCATGCAACGGGATGTATTTTACGGACGGCCTTATATACGCGTGATCCCTACCCGTTGGCTCACAGACACCGTGTTTGCCGACAAGGTGAATGATACCCGGTATAGTAAAAGTTTTCAGATTGCCTGGATCTGTAATGCACGTAAGCTGATCCCTGACTGGCCTGACCCTTTACCACCGGGTGCGCCGGCCAGTGCCCGTCCCGGGCAGCCAAGGTTCGGCATAGGGGATACTGCCATATTTATGCCCGGTTATGAGATGCCCGATGCGCAGATAAAGGCGACTCCCTACCAGGTCATTACACCCGGCAAATACGCGCCTACTTTAGCGCCCGCCCTGACGAAATATTTTGATACGAAGCGCACTGATATGAATGCGCCATCTATCCGGCCTATCATTGTGTACCGGCTGGCAGACACTTACCTGGTAGCTGCAGAAGCAGCGTTCATGGACGGACGGCCCGCTGATGCACTTCCTTTCATCAATGCGATCCGCAGAAGGGCGGCTTATCCTACCGGCAATCCGCAGGAAATGGAAGTACAGGTTGCCGACCTCTCGCTGGATTTCATCCTGGATGAACGTGCCCGCGAGTTATGCGGAGAACTTACGAGATGGCAGGACCTGGTAAGAACGGGGCAGCTGGTGAAACGGGTAAGATTACACAATACAGACGGCCAGAAGAATATCCAGGAGAAACATATGCTCCGGCCTGTTCCCCAGACGCAGATAGATGCCACGACAACAGGCGCCAAATATCCGCAGAACCCGCAGTGGTAA
- a CDS encoding SusC/RagA family TonB-linked outer membrane protein — MKDLITAITCNSCRTRKIWAIAIWYYLIFLSGSVYARQQEGVVIKGIITNEQGNPLPGAIVRVKGGTNGTAAMAGGQFSITVPKRSVLSISFTGYVRKEIVVGDDPQSLVISLQVDNKGLNEVVVVGYGTQKKSDVTGSIVSIKEQALRSVPVANLSQALQGQGAGIDVQKNGGNSKPGAKPKILVRGTRSVNASNDPLFIVDGIPFNGDINDLNPDDVVSVEVLKDASATAIYGSRGANGVILVSTRRGKTGRPVITYSAYAGFVKNLGEYDVMDGQQFTTFKKWALINETPGKYTGLDDPSFYTNGSFSQEEVQGIKMGRSTNWQQLIYKTGMSTNHQLGITGGSETTQYALSGGYYKETGIYSGQSFERFSVKASIDQQLGKSVKVGLNTLNTYSITNGENANPMGQVLRANPLVSPYDSTGALMNAYVPGTASQVWNPLANFLPGAAVETRKRSGTFTTLYAEINLAKGLKYRFNAGAELRNDVYGNFYASKTTYNQGTLSTSSNQTNMTLDYTLENLLIYEKTIARKHNINFTGLYSLQESAVQSNTFNNNSILADFLQYYNPQYSANLTGQGKYEKWDILSYMARLNYNYDERYLLTLTLRSDGSSRLAPGNKYHVFPSVSAAWNLSREGFLSKAHALTNLKLRVGYGSVGNTAISPYQTLGALSPVTYNYGSANVTGAYPTNVANPALTWEYTATLNAGIDFSLWDNRIAGSVDVYKQRTSSLLLPQTLPPTSGIPNAILTNVGKTSNKGIELQLSTVNIRDAGNGFGWTTNLNVFINRGKITQLANGVTRDINNNWFVGYPIGVIFDYKKQGIWQNTKEDSLIAKGYGLTVTHPGSVIGQMRLANTNGDSLINADDRVILGSNQPKWEGGITNRFTFKGFDLTVVAFVRIGGMIVSKMHQSGSFINTYQSNYNNLDVHYWTPGSGENFYPKPNHANTNTPNSSLLSYFDGSYLKIRTISLGYSLTPAMVKRWGVGAVRIYTTAQNPFILFSPYRNKYKGIDPETSMGSGAGTNNQGGLNVDTPGTWSMIFGVNVSL, encoded by the coding sequence ATGAAAGATCTGATCACTGCAATTACATGCAATAGTTGCAGAACCAGGAAGATATGGGCTATTGCCATATGGTATTATTTAATTTTTTTATCGGGCAGTGTATACGCCCGTCAGCAAGAGGGGGTAGTAATTAAAGGCATCATCACGAACGAACAGGGCAATCCGCTGCCGGGAGCTATCGTCAGAGTAAAAGGTGGAACAAACGGAACTGCCGCAATGGCCGGCGGACAGTTCAGCATTACTGTTCCGAAAAGATCTGTGCTCAGCATCTCCTTTACCGGATATGTACGTAAAGAGATCGTTGTGGGCGACGATCCGCAGTCGCTGGTCATTTCCCTGCAGGTAGACAACAAAGGTCTGAATGAAGTAGTGGTGGTAGGATACGGTACACAAAAGAAATCAGATGTAACAGGCTCCATCGTTTCTATTAAAGAACAGGCCCTCAGGTCCGTACCTGTGGCCAACCTGAGCCAGGCATTGCAGGGACAGGGCGCTGGCATCGATGTACAGAAGAACGGTGGTAACAGCAAGCCCGGTGCAAAACCTAAAATACTCGTGCGGGGAACAAGATCCGTGAATGCGTCCAATGATCCATTGTTTATCGTAGACGGTATCCCTTTTAACGGCGATATCAACGATCTCAACCCCGATGACGTCGTATCTGTAGAAGTACTGAAAGACGCTTCTGCCACTGCCATCTATGGTTCAAGGGGCGCCAATGGCGTAATCCTGGTCAGTACCCGCAGGGGCAAAACCGGAAGGCCTGTTATAACCTACAGCGCCTACGCCGGATTTGTAAAGAACCTGGGTGAATATGATGTAATGGACGGGCAACAGTTCACCACCTTCAAAAAATGGGCGCTCATCAATGAAACACCCGGCAAATACACCGGTCTGGACGATCCCTCCTTTTATACCAATGGCAGCTTCAGCCAGGAAGAAGTGCAGGGCATTAAAATGGGACGAAGCACTAACTGGCAGCAACTGATCTATAAAACAGGCATGAGTACCAATCATCAGTTAGGTATTACCGGTGGATCAGAAACGACGCAATATGCCTTATCTGGCGGCTATTATAAAGAAACCGGCATCTACTCCGGTCAGTCTTTCGAACGCTTTTCAGTGAAAGCGAGTATTGATCAGCAACTGGGAAAATCGGTAAAAGTGGGGCTCAATACACTGAATACGTATTCTATTACCAACGGTGAGAATGCCAACCCGATGGGGCAGGTATTGCGCGCTAATCCGCTTGTATCGCCGTACGACAGTACCGGTGCTTTAATGAATGCATATGTACCCGGTACTGCCAGCCAGGTATGGAATCCCCTGGCTAATTTCCTGCCGGGTGCAGCTGTGGAGACACGTAAAAGATCGGGCACCTTCACTACTTTATATGCGGAGATCAACCTGGCGAAGGGCCTGAAATACAGGTTCAATGCAGGTGCAGAGCTCAGGAATGATGTGTACGGAAATTTCTATGCCAGCAAAACAACATATAACCAGGGCACCTTGTCTACCTCCAGCAATCAGACGAATATGACCCTCGACTATACGCTTGAGAACCTGCTGATCTACGAGAAAACGATTGCCCGGAAACACAACATCAACTTCACCGGTTTATACAGTTTGCAGGAATCTGCAGTGCAGTCCAATACCTTCAACAACAACTCCATCCTGGCAGATTTCCTGCAGTATTACAATCCGCAGTATTCAGCCAACCTCACAGGACAAGGCAAATATGAGAAATGGGACATTCTCTCTTACATGGCAAGACTGAATTATAACTATGATGAAAGATACTTACTGACCCTGACCCTGCGTTCAGACGGATCTTCCCGTCTGGCGCCGGGTAATAAGTACCATGTGTTCCCATCTGTATCAGCTGCCTGGAACCTGTCCAGAGAAGGCTTCCTCTCGAAGGCGCATGCGCTCACCAACCTGAAGCTGAGAGTAGGATATGGTTCTGTTGGTAACACCGCTATCTCTCCTTATCAGACATTGGGTGCTTTGTCGCCTGTTACCTACAATTACGGCTCCGCCAATGTTACCGGTGCTTATCCCACGAATGTGGCCAATCCGGCCCTTACCTGGGAATACACTGCTACGCTCAACGCAGGTATCGACTTCAGCCTCTGGGATAACCGCATCGCAGGGTCAGTGGATGTATATAAGCAGCGCACCAGCTCTTTATTACTGCCGCAGACCTTACCGCCTACCTCTGGTATCCCCAACGCCATTCTGACGAATGTCGGAAAGACATCTAATAAGGGTATCGAGTTACAACTCAGTACCGTGAATATCCGCGATGCAGGCAATGGTTTCGGCTGGACCACCAATCTCAATGTATTCATCAACCGCGGCAAGATCACCCAGCTGGCCAATGGCGTAACAAGAGACATCAATAACAACTGGTTTGTAGGCTATCCTATCGGCGTCATCTTCGACTATAAGAAGCAGGGCATCTGGCAGAATACAAAAGAAGATTCGCTGATCGCAAAAGGATATGGGCTGACGGTAACGCATCCCGGCTCGGTGATAGGCCAGATGAGGCTTGCAAACACCAATGGCGATTCATTGATCAATGCAGACGACAGGGTGATATTAGGTTCCAATCAGCCGAAATGGGAAGGTGGCATCACCAACCGCTTTACGTTTAAAGGCTTTGATCTGACAGTTGTGGCCTTCGTAAGAATAGGCGGGATGATCGTGAGTAAGATGCATCAGAGCGGTAGTTTTATCAACACCTACCAGAGTAATTACAATAACCTGGATGTGCATTACTGGACACCCGGCAGCGGTGAGAACTTTTATCCTAAACCGAACCATGCCAATACCAATACGCCCAACAGTTCCCTCTTAAGTTATTTCGACGGAAGCTATCTGAAGATCCGCACCATCAGTTTGGGTTATAGCCTGACACCCGCTATGGTGAAACGATGGGGTGTTGGCGCAGTAAGGATATACACAACTGCCCAGAATCCTTTTATTCTCTTTTCTCCCTACCGGAACAAGTACAAGGGCATCGATCCTGAAACTTCCATGGGTTCGGGCGCAGGCACTAATAACCAGGGAGGATTGAATGTAGATACGCCGGGCACCTGGTCAATGATATTTGGTGTTAACGTGTCGCTGTGA
- a CDS encoding chondroitinase-B domain-containing protein — protein MKQLIKPFLCLPGNLKACLLFSILCLSGHLHAATINVSSLSALQTAINNAAPGDVIVLANGTYSASTDITISKQGTATQPITIAAQSIGGAVISGTAGFNIVSPARYIVIRGFKFTFNASQATMASGTSFCRWTQNVFETPGEGENLLINGNDHEVDYNTFQHKNALGRFIAMRGSGSQICQRIHIHHNYFLDHNPQTGNGAESVQVGLSGYSLSSSNSIIEHNLFEDCEGENELVSIKASAVTFRYNTIRNCPAHLTLRHGNFNVIYGNYFINTPGVRIFGDDHKIFSNHFENCNPAINVGNGDGEVADGDALTVHDRPDRVLIAFNTLVNNPANIIQAGRTNGLGATAITIANNIVQGGGAAATIAGPYTGAVWSGNMLYNTNGDGDMPSSGYTTANPLLARDATGTFHLQSGSPAIGAATGSYPSVTTDMDGQPRTSSLEIGADEVSGAPVIARILTAAMVGPNAAGNPGTSCQPVSASADDGNVPANVLDGDLNTRWSANGDGQWIQFCLNNTVSVSSVQIAFYNGNTRTSTFDILTSNDGAAWTNASTGRVSSGTSLNLETFTFTARQAKYVRILGHGNSVNAWNSYTEVNIPTGSARQDVAAIKNSAAPEMNLNTSPNPFSEQATIHFTLPDAGRTRLAVYDMNGKAIAVLINAQLSAGQYTVPFRSDKAPAGMYLLELQHNGRSCTKKLQKL, from the coding sequence ATGAAACAGCTAATCAAGCCATTTTTATGCCTGCCCGGCAACCTGAAAGCCTGCCTGTTGTTTTCCATCCTGTGCCTGTCCGGACATCTCCATGCAGCCACTATTAATGTGTCGTCCTTATCGGCCCTGCAAACGGCCATTAACAATGCGGCGCCGGGCGATGTGATCGTCCTGGCCAATGGCACCTATTCCGCCAGTACTGATATTACCATCAGTAAACAGGGGACTGCTACACAGCCTATTACGATTGCTGCCCAGTCCATAGGTGGTGCGGTGATCAGTGGTACTGCCGGTTTTAATATTGTCAGCCCTGCCAGGTACATCGTTATCCGAGGATTTAAATTCACTTTCAATGCCTCCCAGGCTACGATGGCCAGCGGGACCAGTTTCTGCCGCTGGACGCAGAATGTGTTTGAAACACCCGGGGAAGGGGAGAACCTGCTGATCAACGGCAATGATCATGAAGTAGACTACAATACATTCCAGCACAAGAATGCATTGGGCCGGTTTATAGCTATGCGTGGTTCTGGTAGCCAGATATGTCAGCGCATACATATCCACCACAACTATTTCCTTGATCATAACCCACAAACAGGTAACGGGGCAGAATCAGTACAGGTGGGCCTTAGCGGTTACAGTTTATCTTCCAGCAACAGCATTATAGAACACAACCTGTTTGAGGATTGCGAGGGAGAGAACGAGCTGGTGTCTATCAAAGCATCAGCAGTTACATTCCGCTATAACACGATCCGTAATTGTCCTGCGCACCTCACCTTGCGTCATGGTAATTTCAATGTTATTTATGGCAACTATTTTATCAACACCCCGGGTGTGCGTATTTTCGGAGATGATCATAAGATCTTCAGCAATCATTTCGAAAACTGTAACCCCGCTATCAATGTGGGCAATGGTGATGGAGAAGTGGCCGATGGAGATGCGCTGACGGTACATGACCGTCCGGATCGTGTATTGATCGCTTTTAATACGCTGGTCAACAATCCCGCCAACATCATCCAGGCCGGGCGCACCAATGGCCTGGGAGCAACCGCTATTACTATCGCTAACAATATTGTACAGGGCGGGGGAGCCGCAGCCACCATTGCCGGACCTTATACCGGCGCCGTATGGAGCGGCAATATGCTCTACAATACGAATGGCGACGGCGACATGCCTTCCAGCGGATACACTACTGCCAATCCGCTGCTGGCCAGGGATGCAACCGGCACTTTCCACCTGCAGTCCGGTAGTCCCGCTATTGGCGCTGCTACGGGATCTTATCCATCTGTAACGACAGACATGGACGGACAGCCCCGTACATCTTCACTGGAAATCGGCGCAGATGAAGTATCCGGCGCTCCGGTTATTGCACGGATACTCACTGCAGCAATGGTGGGGCCCAATGCAGCCGGCAATCCCGGCACGTCCTGCCAGCCTGTATCCGCCAGCGCCGATGATGGTAATGTGCCTGCCAATGTACTGGACGGCGATCTGAACACACGCTGGTCTGCCAATGGCGACGGGCAATGGATACAATTCTGCCTGAACAATACAGTGTCTGTTTCCAGTGTACAGATCGCATTTTATAACGGCAATACCCGCACCTCTACCTTCGATATCTTAACAAGCAATGATGGCGCTGCCTGGACCAATGCGTCTACAGGACGGGTCAGCAGCGGTACCTCCCTTAACCTGGAGACCTTCACCTTCACTGCCCGGCAGGCGAAATATGTACGGATACTGGGGCACGGTAACAGCGTGAATGCCTGGAACAGCTACACAGAAGTGAATATACCCACAGGCAGCGCCAGGCAGGATGTTGCCGCGATAAAGAATAGTGCAGCACCTGAAATGAACTTAAATACTTCTCCTAACCCGTTCTCAGAGCAGGCCACTATTCATTTCACACTGCCGGATGCCGGCAGGACCCGCTTAGCCGTATATGATATGAATGGTAAAGCGATAGCAGTGCTGATCAATGCACAGCTGTCGGCAGGACAATACACCGTGCCCTTTCGGTCAGACAAAGCCCCTGCCGGTATGTACCTGCTGGAGTTACAGCATAATGGAAGATCGTGTACAAAGAAGCTGCAGAAACTGTAG
- a CDS encoding serpin family protein, which yields MSKSQLIIPVLLAIFSFKCTPNTPDQAVDVYANGFPPIKMLEPSSQTQFVPVLEAQAEKGKNIIYAVSLALAWEELKNQIGKPENLESDELKLMEQSGSYKGALEVGEYVKDIKVTEQKISVRTAFGKSLSFRYPMDSITYSFAFNGESVRAFGMPYYSETIASEIGILYYKSDDEFIISISLEQEGNEMILAKGFSQDTRLSTTLENIYAAIEAGRKSDTAATAAWKYALNESDEVVIPIVSFNLGNNFSGIENTHFSVGDEEHKIVKAYQRTALVLNQFGAKIESEAEMVDSAAAIVDMPEAPKPTVKHLLFDKPFVMILKKDKVRNPYFMMKVENTALMAKVSASPDNDNK from the coding sequence ATGTCAAAATCACAATTAATCATCCCTGTACTTTTAGCGATTTTCTCTTTCAAATGTACCCCGAACACTCCTGATCAGGCGGTTGATGTGTATGCGAATGGTTTTCCGCCAATAAAAATGCTGGAGCCATCTTCGCAGACACAGTTTGTGCCGGTACTGGAGGCGCAGGCAGAAAAGGGGAAGAATATAATTTATGCGGTCAGTTTGGCTCTGGCGTGGGAGGAGTTAAAAAATCAAATAGGCAAACCTGAAAATTTGGAATCTGATGAACTGAAGCTGATGGAACAATCAGGAAGTTATAAAGGTGCGTTGGAGGTGGGTGAATATGTAAAGGATATTAAAGTGACAGAACAAAAGATAAGTGTACGTACCGCATTTGGGAAATCACTAAGCTTCCGCTATCCGATGGATAGTATAACATATAGTTTCGCATTTAATGGAGAGTCTGTAAGAGCGTTTGGGATGCCGTATTATTCAGAAACTATTGCATCCGAAATAGGAATTTTATACTATAAGAGTGATGATGAATTTATCATCAGTATATCCCTTGAACAGGAGGGCAATGAAATGATCTTAGCGAAGGGTTTCTCTCAGGATACTCGTTTAAGTACCACGCTGGAAAACATTTATGCTGCAATTGAGGCCGGAAGAAAGAGCGATACTGCTGCGACAGCTGCATGGAAATATGCTTTGAATGAATCTGACGAAGTGGTTATTCCCATAGTCAGTTTTAATCTGGGCAATAATTTCAGTGGAATCGAAAACACACACTTTTCAGTCGGGGATGAAGAACATAAAATTGTAAAAGCATATCAGCGAACCGCGCTGGTATTGAATCAATTCGGAGCTAAAATAGAAAGCGAAGCCGAAATGGTTGATTCTGCTGCTGCAATAGTAGACATGCCCGAAGCGCCAAAGCCAACTGTTAAACATTTGCTCTTTGATAAGCCTTTTGTAATGATATTAAAGAAAGATAAAGTGCGAAACCCTTATTTCATGATGAAGGTCGAAAACACGGCGTTGATGGCAAAAGTCTCCGCTTCTCCTGACAACGACAATAAATAA